One window from the genome of Cyclobacterium amurskyense encodes:
- a CDS encoding c-type cytochrome gives MNFRTYKTSLKKGFLPLVLIAQVWIFNACQEPKTEPANRSMDPWAFRSVLDKKPRMLTLAFDTVNFAAYDLASGTLYKVWNGGVTKEGTVFTNKKNIQPTTWGAPYYEEGKLYNQWAVSRNGTPLQVELKYEGYLILDNHITLNFKLLLPDGESINIKENPEFTLNVKGEIGFERNFKINKPSADLSVSLQQAADKTAAIVIEDNSTVADYFEPVPKQEKPAISEGYDHLGILWMENSDCYTCHEEKNAMVGPSFKQIATKYLKTPANIALLTKKIISGGAGVWGDTPMNPHPDLKESEIKTILDYVFTFRPKDADDNTKSQLAKAKKVNPKKAEEKPPTKPGFGAALEGVHPSYDLTVLHNEKFQPRVGALAFLPDGRLLVSTWDSIGGIYALEGVTGDDPKKVKIQRIASGLAEPLGMEVVDGDVYVLQKHELTQLIDHDGDGIMDEYKVVCDGWGASDDFHEFAFGLVYKEDHFYITLSMAMRLLSTERQLPDRGRTLKISKDGSIERLDYGLRTPNGIGIGVDDQLFLTDNQGQWLPANKLIHVQKDNYNGMAWGLSAEQELNPPKASPPAIWLPDNEIGNSPGEPILMKDGPYKGQMLHGDVSNGGIKRDFLEKIKGQYQGVVFRFSQGFTAGVNRLVWGPDGALYVGEVGMVGGWSWKERQFGLEKIKYNGKSTFEMLTIKAKPDGFEIAFTEPVKEEGLNSILEKLVIEQYYYKATAAYGGPKLDLQRLKPDDIVLSNDGMRIDLKISGLKENHVVYFNLPEDLKSETGNSLWSSEAWYTLNKIPN, from the coding sequence ATGAACTTTAGAACATACAAAACTAGCTTAAAAAAGGGTTTTCTTCCTTTGGTACTAATTGCTCAGGTTTGGATTTTTAATGCTTGCCAAGAGCCAAAAACTGAGCCAGCAAACAGATCAATGGATCCTTGGGCATTTCGTTCTGTGTTGGATAAGAAGCCAAGAATGCTAACACTGGCTTTTGATACGGTTAATTTCGCAGCCTATGATTTGGCCAGTGGGACCTTGTACAAGGTTTGGAATGGAGGGGTGACCAAAGAAGGTACTGTGTTTACCAATAAGAAAAACATACAGCCTACTACTTGGGGAGCACCTTATTATGAAGAAGGGAAATTATACAATCAATGGGCGGTAAGTCGTAATGGAACTCCCTTACAAGTTGAGTTGAAGTATGAGGGGTATTTGATTTTAGATAATCACATTACCTTGAATTTTAAACTGCTATTACCGGATGGGGAAAGCATTAACATTAAGGAGAATCCTGAGTTTACACTTAATGTGAAGGGTGAGATAGGCTTTGAGAGAAACTTTAAAATTAATAAGCCATCAGCAGATTTGTCAGTGAGTTTACAGCAAGCTGCTGATAAGACAGCAGCTATTGTGATTGAAGATAACAGTACTGTTGCTGATTATTTTGAGCCTGTTCCAAAGCAAGAGAAACCTGCAATCAGTGAAGGCTATGATCATTTGGGGATTTTATGGATGGAAAATAGCGATTGCTATACCTGTCATGAAGAAAAGAATGCCATGGTAGGTCCTTCTTTCAAGCAAATTGCAACAAAATACCTAAAAACGCCAGCCAATATAGCTTTATTAACAAAGAAAATAATTAGTGGAGGAGCGGGAGTTTGGGGAGACACCCCAATGAATCCACATCCTGATTTGAAAGAGAGTGAGATTAAAACCATATTGGATTATGTGTTTACTTTCAGACCTAAGGACGCTGATGACAATACAAAAAGTCAACTTGCAAAAGCCAAGAAAGTAAATCCTAAAAAAGCAGAAGAAAAACCACCAACAAAACCTGGTTTTGGCGCAGCTTTGGAAGGGGTTCACCCTAGTTATGACCTGACTGTTTTACACAATGAAAAATTTCAACCCAGGGTGGGAGCTTTGGCTTTTTTACCTGATGGAAGACTATTGGTCAGTACCTGGGATTCCATAGGTGGAATTTACGCTCTAGAAGGGGTAACAGGGGATGACCCCAAAAAAGTAAAAATTCAGCGCATTGCCTCAGGTTTGGCTGAACCCCTAGGAATGGAAGTTGTAGATGGGGATGTCTATGTACTTCAAAAGCATGAACTTACCCAATTGATTGACCATGATGGAGATGGGATTATGGATGAATACAAGGTGGTATGTGATGGTTGGGGAGCATCAGATGATTTTCATGAGTTTGCATTTGGATTGGTATACAAGGAAGATCATTTTTATATCACTTTGTCCATGGCCATGCGTTTGTTGTCCACAGAAAGGCAATTGCCTGATCGTGGGAGAACGCTTAAAATCAGTAAAGATGGAAGTATTGAAAGGCTGGATTATGGGCTGAGAACGCCAAATGGGATAGGGATAGGAGTAGATGATCAATTGTTCCTGACAGACAACCAAGGACAGTGGCTACCAGCCAACAAATTGATTCATGTACAGAAAGACAATTATAACGGAATGGCTTGGGGATTGTCCGCAGAACAGGAACTAAATCCACCAAAGGCTAGTCCACCGGCTATTTGGTTACCTGACAATGAAATTGGAAACTCTCCAGGTGAACCTATACTTATGAAAGACGGTCCTTACAAAGGACAGATGTTGCATGGAGATGTAAGTAATGGAGGTATCAAGCGTGACTTTTTGGAGAAAATCAAGGGACAGTATCAAGGCGTGGTGTTTAGGTTTTCTCAAGGTTTTACAGCTGGCGTCAATAGGCTAGTTTGGGGTCCTGATGGGGCCTTGTATGTCGGAGAAGTCGGAATGGTAGGTGGTTGGAGCTGGAAAGAAAGGCAGTTTGGTTTGGAAAAAATCAAATACAATGGAAAATCTACCTTTGAAATGTTAACCATCAAGGCCAAACCAGATGGGTTTGAGATAGCTTTTACGGAACCAGTAAAGGAGGAAGGCTTGAATTCTATATTAGAGAAGCTTGTCATCGAGCAATATTATTACAAAGCCACTGCTGCCTATGGCGGTCCAAAATTGGATTTACAAAGATTAAAACCAGACGATATTGTATTGTCTAATGATGGCATGAGAATAGATCTTAAAATTTCCGGATTAAAGGAAAATCATGTTGTATATTTTAATTTACCTGAAGACCTTAAAAGTGAAACAGGGAATTCATTGTGGTCTTCTGAGGCCTGGTACACCTTAAATAAAATCCCCAATTAA
- a CDS encoding sulfatase family protein — MIKAGSFLFLVLAFFVSNTFIWAQDNRPNIIMIIADDIGYEDLGSYGNEIASTPVTDRIALEGIRFTNFYLTTSSCSPSRSSIISGRYPHNTGAAELHTAMPENILTFPELLKEAGYFTAQSGKWHMGPVPRKGFDLIYDKKPQIGHGGEDYWVPLLKERPRDKPFFLWLAALDAHRPWAENDFTGAHDPDKVVVPPYLANGSATRKDLANYYDEISRFDYFIGKVEEELEKQGQLENTIIFILSDNGRPFPRSKTRLIDSGIKSPLLVKWPKSIPAGVVAEAMVSSIDLAPTFLQLAGITAPDNFQGRSFLSVLKQPELPFRNYVFAEHNWHDHEAHERMVRTKDFLYIKNNRSQYANPGPADSNSSDSYADLRNLRDQGKLNPAQADVFISPRPFEEFYIVADDEYQLLNKATMVGNNSEMLQLRKVLERWSKETEDSVPENLTQDWYNKENGKSLDIQRLRGEMPGGEKALETTEKGPF; from the coding sequence ATGATAAAGGCAGGTAGCTTTTTGTTTTTGGTGTTGGCATTCTTTGTTTCCAATACCTTCATTTGGGCTCAGGATAACCGACCGAATATAATTATGATCATTGCGGATGATATCGGCTATGAAGATTTGGGGAGTTATGGAAATGAGATTGCTTCCACACCGGTTACAGACCGAATTGCTTTGGAAGGAATACGCTTTACAAATTTCTATTTGACAACAAGTTCATGTAGTCCAAGCAGAAGTAGCATCATTTCAGGCAGGTATCCCCACAATACAGGAGCCGCTGAGTTGCATACTGCCATGCCTGAAAATATTCTCACTTTCCCTGAATTATTAAAGGAGGCTGGATACTTTACAGCGCAGTCAGGCAAATGGCATATGGGACCTGTTCCTAGAAAAGGATTTGATCTGATTTATGACAAGAAACCTCAAATTGGTCATGGTGGAGAAGATTATTGGGTGCCTCTATTAAAAGAAAGACCTAGAGATAAACCTTTTTTCCTTTGGTTGGCAGCTTTGGATGCACATCGACCTTGGGCAGAAAATGATTTCACTGGTGCGCATGACCCAGATAAAGTTGTGGTACCTCCTTACCTGGCTAATGGCAGCGCTACTCGAAAAGACCTGGCCAATTACTATGATGAGATAAGCAGGTTTGATTATTTTATTGGTAAAGTGGAGGAAGAGTTGGAAAAGCAGGGCCAATTGGAGAATACGATTATCTTTATTTTATCTGACAATGGTAGGCCTTTTCCCAGAAGTAAAACCCGACTTATAGATTCTGGAATCAAATCACCTTTGTTGGTAAAATGGCCAAAATCAATACCAGCGGGAGTGGTAGCTGAGGCCATGGTAAGTAGTATCGACCTAGCGCCAACATTCTTACAGCTTGCAGGAATAACAGCCCCAGATAATTTTCAGGGAAGGAGTTTTTTATCTGTTTTAAAGCAACCTGAATTACCCTTTAGAAATTACGTTTTTGCAGAGCACAATTGGCACGATCATGAAGCCCATGAGCGAATGGTTAGGACTAAGGATTTTTTATACATAAAAAATAACCGTTCTCAATATGCTAACCCAGGACCTGCGGATTCCAATTCCAGTGATTCTTATGCAGACCTCAGAAACCTCAGGGACCAAGGTAAACTTAATCCTGCCCAGGCAGATGTTTTTATTTCTCCAAGGCCATTTGAAGAGTTTTATATAGTAGCAGATGATGAATACCAGTTGTTAAACAAAGCAACCATGGTTGGGAATAATAGTGAAATGCTTCAGTTACGAAAAGTTTTAGAAAGGTGGTCGAAAGAAACAGAGGATTCTGTTCCTGAAAATTTGACCCAGGATTGGTACAATAAAGAAAATGGAAAGTCACTTGATATACAAAGGCTTAGAGGAGAGATGCCAGGTGGTGAAAAAGCGCTTGAAACTACAGAAAAAGGTCCCTTTTAG
- a CDS encoding sulfatase family protein: MSAKNSVWGGLFVGLFVWLIACQQKEEESKVPNILFVIADDLSYPHTGAYGTDWIKTPGFDRVAKEGLLFTRAYTPNAKCSPSRSIIITGRNSWQLEEAANHIPFFPEKFLSHVEVLGKNGYFTGFTGKGWAPGNAGERELTGKRFSDLKMEAPTPFISPIDYAANFEVFLDEKPEKEPFYFWYGSFEPHRAYTYGSGAELGGKTTDMIDKVPPFWPDNDSVRNDLLDYAYETEYFDQHLVKMLATLEKRGLLENTLIVVTSDNGMPFPRVKGQGYEYSNHLPLAIRWGDGIKNPGRVIDDFVSFVDFSPTFLEVGKVDFDSSGMATFAGKSLIPIFNTEEEGKTDPSRNAVLIGKERHDIGRPDDQGYPIRGIVNEEYTYIHNFETGRWPGGNPETGYLNTDGSPTKTVILNQRRVSGEMKYWNLAFGKRPAEELYDRKKDPYGLNNLALHPEYQNIKNSLKEELFKQLKAQEDPRMFENGEIFDNYEYAQESQRDFYNRYMKGESFKTGWVNESDFETDFKDK, encoded by the coding sequence ATGTCTGCAAAAAACAGTGTTTGGGGAGGATTGTTCGTGGGCCTTTTTGTTTGGCTAATAGCTTGTCAACAAAAGGAAGAGGAGTCAAAAGTTCCTAATATTTTATTTGTGATTGCAGACGATTTGTCCTATCCACATACAGGTGCTTATGGCACTGATTGGATTAAGACGCCTGGATTTGATCGGGTAGCCAAGGAAGGTCTTTTGTTTACCAGGGCCTATACCCCCAATGCCAAATGTTCTCCTTCCAGGTCAATTATCATCACAGGGAGAAATTCTTGGCAGCTAGAAGAGGCTGCCAATCACATACCTTTTTTTCCTGAGAAATTCTTGTCCCATGTGGAGGTATTGGGTAAAAATGGGTATTTCACGGGATTTACAGGAAAAGGATGGGCCCCAGGGAATGCTGGGGAAAGAGAACTTACTGGAAAGCGTTTCAGTGATTTGAAAATGGAAGCCCCGACTCCATTTATTAGCCCCATTGATTATGCAGCGAACTTTGAAGTGTTTTTGGACGAAAAACCAGAAAAGGAACCTTTCTATTTTTGGTATGGATCCTTTGAACCTCATCGAGCTTATACTTACGGATCTGGAGCAGAATTAGGAGGTAAAACCACAGACATGATTGACAAGGTGCCTCCTTTTTGGCCGGACAATGATTCCGTGAGAAACGATTTATTGGATTATGCTTACGAAACGGAATACTTTGACCAACATTTGGTAAAGATGTTGGCCACACTCGAAAAGCGAGGCCTGTTGGAAAACACATTGATTGTAGTTACTTCAGACAATGGCATGCCTTTTCCAAGAGTTAAAGGTCAGGGGTATGAATATTCAAATCACTTGCCTTTGGCAATAAGGTGGGGAGATGGAATTAAGAATCCAGGTAGAGTAATTGACGATTTTGTGAGTTTTGTGGACTTTTCTCCTACTTTTCTTGAGGTAGGGAAGGTGGATTTTGATAGTTCAGGAATGGCTACTTTTGCAGGAAAAAGCCTTATTCCAATTTTTAACACCGAAGAAGAAGGTAAAACAGATCCTTCCAGAAATGCGGTTCTGATTGGTAAAGAAAGGCATGATATCGGAAGACCCGATGACCAAGGCTATCCTATTCGAGGGATTGTAAATGAGGAATACACTTATATTCATAATTTTGAAACCGGTAGGTGGCCTGGGGGCAATCCAGAAACTGGCTACCTCAATACTGATGGTAGCCCTACCAAAACGGTGATCTTAAATCAAAGAAGGGTATCAGGTGAAATGAAATATTGGAACCTGGCTTTCGGGAAAAGACCTGCAGAGGAGCTTTACGATAGAAAAAAAGACCCTTATGGCTTGAATAATCTTGCATTACATCCCGAATATCAAAACATAAAAAATTCCCTAAAAGAAGAATTATTCAAACAATTGAAGGCTCAGGAAGACCCTAGAATGTTTGAAAATGGGGAGATTTTTGACAATTATGAGTACGCTCAGGAAAGTCAACGTGACTTTTACAATAGATACATGAAGGGAGAATCTTTTAAGACTGGCTGGGTCAACGAAAGTGATTTTGAAACTGATTTTAAAGATAAATGA
- a CDS encoding formylglycine-generating enzyme family protein: MINRLKYLSLIGFFAFTLYACSSNKKEEVELAEIESCHGDIPDRFNPSGNASTAVIEERDAPISHEGMIWIEGGEFTMGSTDDRGRKDELPAHRTRVDGFWMDETEVTNAQFAAFVEATGYVTIAEKKPDWEEIKKQLPPGTPRPPDDVLVAASLTFHSPNQPISLNNAAQWWEWTPGASWKMPQGPGSSIEGKENYPVVHIAWDDAKAYAKWAGKRLPTEAEWEYAARGGLEDKSFPWGDDPVEKSGFMANIWQGDFPVTDKGVDGYKGLAPTKSFPANPYGLYDMAGNVWEWTNDWYREDYYSKITEEVSVNPQGPKDSYDPQEPTVPKKVVKGGSFLCNVSYCEGYRVSGKMKSSADTGLEHTGFRCVSSN, encoded by the coding sequence ATGATCAATCGATTAAAATATTTATCTCTTATTGGCTTTTTTGCATTTACGCTATATGCTTGTTCTTCAAATAAAAAAGAAGAAGTAGAATTAGCAGAAATAGAATCTTGCCATGGTGATATTCCAGATAGGTTTAACCCTTCTGGCAATGCTTCCACAGCTGTCATCGAAGAACGAGACGCACCTATATCCCATGAAGGAATGATTTGGATTGAAGGTGGTGAATTTACTATGGGCTCGACCGATGATCGGGGGAGAAAAGATGAGTTACCTGCACATAGGACCAGAGTGGATGGATTTTGGATGGATGAAACCGAAGTAACTAACGCTCAGTTTGCAGCCTTTGTAGAAGCCACAGGATACGTTACCATAGCTGAGAAAAAACCAGATTGGGAAGAAATTAAGAAACAATTGCCTCCTGGTACACCTAGACCACCGGATGATGTATTAGTAGCTGCCTCACTAACCTTTCATTCACCCAACCAGCCAATATCACTTAATAATGCTGCCCAGTGGTGGGAGTGGACGCCAGGTGCAAGTTGGAAAATGCCACAAGGCCCGGGGAGTAGCATAGAAGGTAAAGAAAACTATCCCGTAGTACACATTGCTTGGGATGATGCGAAAGCCTATGCAAAGTGGGCTGGGAAAAGACTTCCTACAGAAGCGGAATGGGAATATGCCGCAAGAGGTGGACTTGAAGATAAATCTTTTCCATGGGGAGATGATCCTGTAGAAAAAAGTGGTTTTATGGCGAATATCTGGCAAGGTGATTTTCCAGTGACGGATAAAGGCGTTGATGGATATAAAGGATTGGCGCCAACAAAATCCTTCCCTGCAAATCCATATGGCCTGTACGATATGGCAGGAAATGTATGGGAGTGGACCAATGACTGGTACCGGGAAGATTATTATAGTAAGATTACGGAGGAAGTATCCGTAAACCCACAAGGACCAAAAGACAGCTACGACCCACAAGAACCAACAGTACCAAAAAAGGTAGTGAAAGGAGGGTCATTCTTATGCAATGTGTCCTACTGCGAAGGGTATAGAGTAAGCGGTAAAATGAAATCCTCGGCTGATACCGGCCTGGAACATACTGGGTTTCGTTGTGTTTCTTCTAATTAA
- a CDS encoding sulfatase family protein: protein MRKRNYLTLNSTQLFLVFVFSFLFLDSESMQARETENKRNTPNIVFLISEDNSKHFMKLFDPNGVETPNIEKMLLFGLLYPNAFSNAPVCSVARSTLITGTLTTRTGMHLHRKIKIAPMPDGLEMFPAYLRKAGYYTSNNAKKDYNAIESDDVWDNSSLKASWQNRPNEKQPFFHQETFHETHESRLHFNKEVMMNHKVKDNPAQVFLFPQFPDSPLFRYTVAYHRDKIREIDDWVGEKIQELADAGELENTFVFYFGDHGGVLPGSKGYLYETGLNVPLVVRVPKYFKHLVPYGTNEKPQAFVSFIDFAPTVMRLAGLEIPVQMDGHAFLGGGLEKVSLERRDEAYGHADRFDEKYEMVRSVRKGKWKYIRSFQPYYPDGMQNNYRYKMMAFASWKEGYKEGGLNSKQAAFFKEKHVERLYNLEEDPFETNNLADENKAMLKQMREKLHLWMVEKNDLGLLPENILVNKAMENPVEYGEKNHDQLEQLITIADWATNDWEDVNDLVIERIKNGDELERYWAYSVACSFGKQIGDDYNRFPKINSESSSIVQLKAIELSGRVEAKNPMPMLTKWLNAGKDPVENLIGLNTLVYFKDHSPYGEGFTANSLSLKAVNDEVNRRLIYLDGTW from the coding sequence ATGCGAAAACGTAATTATTTGACTTTAAATAGCACTCAGTTGTTCCTTGTTTTTGTGTTTTCCTTTCTGTTTTTGGATAGCGAAAGTATGCAAGCCAGGGAAACAGAAAACAAGCGGAATACTCCCAATATTGTTTTTCTTATTTCTGAGGATAATTCTAAGCATTTTATGAAGCTTTTTGATCCAAATGGTGTGGAAACACCAAACATTGAGAAAATGCTTCTATTCGGTTTACTTTACCCCAATGCTTTTTCCAATGCTCCGGTATGTTCAGTGGCTCGCAGTACCCTTATCACAGGCACACTTACTACAAGAACAGGAATGCACCTACATAGAAAAATTAAGATCGCACCGATGCCGGATGGACTGGAAATGTTCCCTGCTTACCTGAGGAAAGCGGGATATTATACGTCAAATAATGCCAAAAAAGATTACAATGCCATAGAAAGTGATGATGTTTGGGACAATTCTTCACTAAAGGCCTCCTGGCAAAATAGACCGAATGAAAAACAACCTTTTTTTCATCAGGAAACTTTTCATGAAACCCATGAAAGCAGGTTGCACTTCAACAAGGAGGTGATGATGAACCATAAGGTCAAGGATAATCCTGCCCAAGTATTTTTATTCCCCCAATTTCCAGACAGCCCTTTATTTAGGTACACGGTCGCTTATCATAGAGATAAGATCAGGGAAATAGACGATTGGGTTGGTGAGAAGATTCAGGAATTAGCTGATGCAGGAGAATTAGAAAACACATTTGTGTTTTATTTTGGAGATCATGGTGGTGTATTACCAGGGAGTAAAGGGTATTTGTATGAGACAGGTCTCAATGTGCCATTGGTAGTGAGAGTTCCTAAATACTTCAAACACCTTGTCCCTTATGGTACCAATGAAAAACCACAGGCCTTTGTTAGTTTCATTGATTTCGCACCAACAGTCATGAGGCTTGCTGGTTTGGAAATTCCTGTTCAGATGGATGGTCATGCGTTTTTGGGAGGAGGATTGGAGAAAGTCAGCCTTGAACGAAGAGATGAAGCTTATGGACATGCGGATCGTTTTGATGAGAAGTATGAAATGGTAAGATCTGTAAGGAAAGGAAAATGGAAATATATACGGAGTTTTCAGCCCTATTATCCCGATGGCATGCAAAACAATTACCGCTATAAGATGATGGCTTTTGCTTCCTGGAAAGAAGGCTATAAGGAAGGGGGATTGAATTCAAAACAAGCCGCTTTTTTCAAGGAAAAGCATGTGGAAAGACTTTATAATCTGGAGGAAGACCCTTTCGAAACCAATAACTTGGCTGATGAAAATAAGGCTATGTTAAAGCAAATGAGGGAAAAACTTCATTTATGGATGGTTGAAAAGAACGATCTTGGCCTACTACCCGAAAATATTTTGGTTAACAAAGCCATGGAAAACCCTGTTGAATATGGAGAAAAAAATCATGACCAACTTGAGCAACTAATAACTATTGCTGACTGGGCTACCAATGATTGGGAGGATGTCAATGACCTGGTTATTGAAAGAATTAAAAATGGAGATGAGCTGGAGCGGTATTGGGCCTACAGTGTTGCTTGTTCTTTTGGTAAGCAAATTGGAGATGACTATAATCGGTTTCCAAAAATCAATAGTGAGTCATCCTCCATTGTCCAACTAAAGGCAATTGAACTTTCAGGAAGGGTAGAGGCGAAAAACCCAATGCCCATGCTTACAAAGTGGCTTAATGCTGGGAAGGATCCTGTAGAAAATTTGATTGGGTTGAATACATTGGTTTACTTTAAAGACCATAGCCCATATGGTGAAGGTTTCACTGCAAATTCCCTGAGTTTAAAAGCAGTAAATGATGAGGTGAATCGTAGATTGATTTATCTAGATGGAACTTGGTGA
- a CDS encoding B12-binding domain-containing radical SAM protein, whose translation MKDLLLITPPFTQLNTPYPGTAYLKGFLNTKGISSYQMDLGIDVIQAVFSKKGLNEIFKIAKQNKEIETENSQRIYALKETYFQSIDSVILFLQGHNPSLARKICTDNFLPKASRFEQLDDLDYAFGNMGMQDRAKHLATLYLEDLSDFIIDCVDPKFGFSRYAESLGQSANNFDELYEKLKKELTYIDQVSLNILDNKMKEIQPKMVGLSVPFPGNLYSAFRCGQFVKDNYPSVKIVMGGGFPNTELRTITDPRVFDFIDFICLDDGEKPIEILLELVQNGKYPFEKELKLKRTFYFDGEEVKYNNLSEDNDYKQRELGTPDYSDLPLDKYISVIEIANPMHSLWSDGRWNKLTMAHGCYWGKCTFCDISLDYIKLYEPLTATILVDRMEQMIQETGESGFHFVDEAAPPALMRAVALEIIKRKLSLTWWTNIRFEKSFTLDLCHLLSASGCIAVSGGLEVASDRLLKLIDKGVTVEQVAQVTRNFTEAGLMVHAYLMYGYPTQTIQETIDSLEMVRQLFEEGVLRSGFWHQFALTAHSPIGLEPEKYQIIPEQNPISFANNDIAFKDKTGIDHSKFSFGLKKSLFNFMHGIGFDFPLQDWFDFKIPRPTIGLDYIGTCLDKVDNSLPKDGAKMIWLGNPPIVSEKVVRKKKKTLTRQLLTFHTSSAIIDFTLDEKTANWLLETLDKMKPSASPVSFGGFRKGYEENCGDFKQFFTATMREELRACGLLIL comes from the coding sequence TTGAAAGATTTGCTTTTAATTACTCCTCCATTTACTCAACTAAACACACCATATCCTGGTACGGCCTATCTCAAAGGTTTTTTAAATACCAAAGGGATAAGTAGTTATCAGATGGATTTGGGGATAGATGTTATTCAGGCCGTGTTTTCCAAAAAGGGATTGAATGAAATATTCAAAATCGCGAAGCAAAATAAGGAGATTGAGACTGAGAATTCACAAAGAATCTATGCCCTAAAAGAAACCTATTTTCAGTCTATAGATTCGGTGATACTTTTCCTTCAGGGGCATAATCCCAGCTTGGCGAGGAAAATTTGTACAGACAATTTTTTGCCTAAAGCATCAAGGTTTGAGCAGTTGGATGACCTTGATTATGCTTTTGGAAATATGGGGATGCAGGACAGAGCAAAGCATTTGGCTACGCTTTATTTAGAAGACTTATCGGATTTTATTATTGACTGTGTAGACCCTAAATTTGGGTTTAGCCGCTACGCTGAGTCATTGGGGCAAAGTGCCAATAATTTTGACGAGCTCTATGAAAAGTTAAAGAAGGAACTTACCTATATTGACCAGGTTAGCCTAAATATTCTGGACAATAAAATGAAAGAAATTCAACCTAAAATGGTTGGACTTTCTGTTCCATTTCCCGGGAATTTATACAGTGCTTTTCGTTGTGGGCAATTTGTTAAAGACAATTATCCCTCTGTAAAAATCGTCATGGGAGGTGGCTTTCCAAACACTGAATTACGAACTATTACTGATCCAAGGGTTTTTGATTTTATTGACTTTATCTGCTTGGATGATGGGGAAAAACCCATTGAAATTCTTTTAGAATTGGTTCAAAATGGGAAATACCCGTTTGAGAAAGAGCTAAAGCTAAAACGTACTTTTTACTTTGATGGTGAGGAGGTAAAATACAACAACCTTTCTGAGGACAATGACTACAAACAAAGGGAGCTTGGGACCCCTGATTATAGCGATTTACCTTTAGACAAATATATTTCTGTTATAGAAATTGCTAACCCCATGCATAGTTTGTGGAGTGATGGTAGATGGAATAAATTGACCATGGCTCATGGTTGCTATTGGGGCAAATGTACCTTCTGTGACATATCTTTAGATTATATCAAGCTGTATGAGCCACTGACAGCCACTATTCTGGTAGATAGAATGGAACAAATGATTCAGGAGACTGGAGAAAGTGGTTTCCATTTTGTGGATGAGGCTGCGCCGCCAGCACTGATGCGAGCGGTGGCATTGGAAATTATAAAACGAAAGCTATCCCTAACATGGTGGACAAACATTCGCTTTGAAAAGAGTTTTACGCTTGATTTATGTCATTTGTTGAGTGCTTCAGGTTGTATAGCGGTATCTGGAGGTTTGGAAGTAGCTTCAGACCGCCTGTTGAAATTGATAGACAAAGGAGTGACTGTGGAGCAGGTGGCTCAGGTAACAAGAAATTTCACAGAAGCTGGGCTAATGGTGCATGCCTACTTGATGTATGGCTATCCCACTCAGACCATTCAAGAGACCATAGACAGTCTGGAAATGGTTCGACAACTCTTTGAAGAAGGGGTTTTAAGATCTGGTTTTTGGCATCAATTTGCCTTAACGGCCCATAGTCCAATTGGATTAGAACCAGAAAAGTACCAAATTATTCCAGAACAAAACCCCATTTCATTTGCCAATAATGACATTGCTTTCAAGGACAAAACCGGTATAGATCATTCCAAATTTAGTTTTGGTTTGAAAAAGTCATTGTTTAATTTCATGCATGGTATTGGCTTTGATTTCCCCTTGCAGGATTGGTTTGATTTTAAGATCCCTAGGCCAACCATTGGACTTGATTACATTGGAACCTGCCTTGATAAAGTGGACAATTCCCTACCAAAGGATGGTGCAAAAATGATATGGTTAGGCAATCCGCCAATTGTTTCTGAAAAAGTTGTCCGCAAAAAAAAGAAAACCCTTACAAGACAATTGTTGACTTTTCATACTTCTTCAGCCATAATCGATTTTACTCTTGATGAAAAAACGGCGAATTGGTTATTGGAGACCCTTGATAAAATGAAACCATCAGCTAGTCCTGTTTCCTTTGGAGGGTTTAGAAAAGGTTATGAAGAAAATTGTGGGGATTTTAAACAGTTCTTTACTGCAACCATGAGAGAGGAACTTAGGGCCTGTGGATTGTTAATTCTCTGA